The Chelonoidis abingdonii isolate Lonesome George chromosome 23, CheloAbing_2.0, whole genome shotgun sequence genomic sequence ATTGGCACCTGGTGTGAATGAGCCAAATCTGTCCATTGCTTTCTTCTGTTGTAGGAGAGATGAACTGCTGGTTAGTGATTTATCAGATCTCTTTGCTGGTGATGAAGTCTGTCTAACCAGTGTACAGAATTTTTCTTAAGCACttattttcaaaggtgtctaGTTTGCTATCTAACATAGATCTCCAGTTCTTGTTGCCATAACTTAGGATTGAGATCAATAACATCTGAGTTGAACATTCAGAGTTTTGTTTTGGTATTTATAGCTTTGATTTCTGTACATTGTTGATTTTAGAGAATGGTGTGGATGGCTTTCCAATCCATGATGTCACTTTCTCTTGAGGTCACTGTTGGCTAGTACAGTGCTGCACAGGTAAATGAATGCTCATACTTCCTTAATGTGTTTGCCTTCTAATATGATCTCTGTGCTGCTCAATACGTCCTTGCATCTTGGACAGATGACCTGTATCTCAAGCTGATGCAGATGTGACtgatctgttttttgttttgtcatctggtGAATTCCAGTTACAGATAATTTTCAGATAACTCCAGAAGCTACAGTATGAAAGATCAACCTCATTACTAAAGacaaaaggaaactgaaaagtcctagtaTCAACTGATCAGAGCTCACTTTGTTTTTCTAGAGCGTTGGAAGGCAGGAAAACTATGTTCAGGGACAGTGTGCTTGAACTGGGATGGCTATTTTTGTAGACCTGAATGCAAGCTCATGTTCTCAACATCACCCGAACCAAAGGTTCACAGCATAAATATATGTCAGTTTATGACATTAATATCTGTATACGGGGTGTGTGATGCTTGAATGAACACCTGACCCCGTCCCAGAGGAGTTCATAATCTAGAAGGAAAAGACAGGTGTGATTGCAAGGAGAGGTGACATGAGACAAGGTAGATGAATGGATGCAGGAACACCAAGAATAATGTCACGAGGCTGCTGGTTTTGCATGGTACCCACAATGttagctttaaaaagaaaaaaagatagcCAGCTAGAGAGTAGCACATTATCTAATACAAGATCAAGTAAATTTCTTTAGAGGAGGGAAACACGTGGTAGGTAAGCTAGAAAAGAGGTCAGTGCTGCTCACAGGCTAGTAAAAGAGCTACATTTAACACTTCCCAAACTAGTTTATATGTATTGAGCGAGTCTCCACTTAACCGTAAAGAAAGATCAAAGTTATGCTCCTGCTGCCAAGGCAATTCTCTAGGGCAATATTGGAAAAGGCCTTtgcaaatgggaaaaaataaacagacaTGAAATCTATGGGAAAAACACCAGCATCTTGAACTCAGCTCAgcttttctttgtaaattaaacaACTGGATGGAAGTTTTAATCTCCTCTCTTCTCACTCTCCTGGCACGAGAACCCCCAACACAACATGACAACTCATCCATCCAACTCACAAAAggcaaaaaatcaaaacatttcatatcAGATGCTCTGCGTCAAGCTTGCTAAGGCTCATAAATCAGCCATCTCACTGCCCTGGTCATTTCAACCAATGTCTTACCCTTTCATTAACTCATGATTTATAACTGGAAGTTATTTTTTATGCCAGATTTATAAACTTACTGTGCCTGGTTTGATATAATATCCACTTTATACACCATGCAATGAGACAGTAAATTTATTGGCTATGAACTGTTACCTTGAAAAATGACATCAATGCAAAGTGGTTTCCATTTAGAATCAATGGGCAATAAATTCACTGGATGTTTTTTTGGATGACGATATTGATGAGGTCATGCGTGGCTATATAATGAGTGAAACTGGGAGGCGCAGCACCAGTCAGATAGGGGTTCTGCACAAAGGGGTCAACAAAGACAAATTATATTCACGCAGCAACAATGCATAGGCTGGTATTCTGCTATCTCTTTATTATCAGCCTCTCATGTCCTCTCTTGTCTCTCCCCATTATTGACTCCAGGGAGGTGTCCTATCAGCTCTCAGGTAAGACTTTTTTTGCTTTTAGTGGTCAGGAGCTTAGTAGGGCACTGGACAGTAATGTCGAATGAGTAACCGAGAAATTCTTTCAGAAAGGACCTTTTCTCATCTGTGTTCTTCAGCTGCAGCAAAAAGCAGGTGTTTCTTCATGATGCTAGAGGCACAATTGGAATCAACAGTTCAGTGTAAGTCCTCAGAAAATGGAGAGGTTGGGTGCCCTAAATATCCCTTGCTATTGCCTTCAGATCCTGAATGCAAGCTCTCTGAACCCTGCAACATGAAAAGTGAGCTAGCTGACATTTGATTCTCCATTTAGAGTAGCCTGGCTGCATGGCCAGTTCCTCTGGCTGTACTTTAAGAtgacttattttttaatttaaaaaataatgagtaTCTAGAAGAAGTGGGAGCGGTACTGCAGAAATTAATTCAGTAACCATTCCCAGCTTGGAGTTGAGGACAGTCCAATTTTGGCTTAAGTCAGTAATGAAAATGAGTTTAGCCATTTCACATTTAGTACCCTGGTAGAGAGTTGCTCACATTAAGGAGACTTCATTCAGTTTTCAAAGAGAAGAAGTTTCTGCTTGGGGAATCCAAGGTTTACAAAAGTAGAGGTACagtaggtcaggactgaggggcatagGTAAAACAGGATAAGGGGTCCAAAAATGGAATAGAGAGGATACCATATAGTCAGGATTGAAATGTATGAACCGAACTCTGAGCCAGGGCTCAGGACTGGAAGATCAGGGAGTGCTGCAGGTCAGAAAGCTGTGCATGAAGAAGGGACTGTGCCCACCTGCCCTCTACTTAAGTAATTCATGGTCTTTTGTTGGAGACACTGCTACTATATTCGTTTACAAAGTCTGATAGACACTAAAGTGTTTTTCTAAATATTCGTAAGTCTAGAATTTAAACGAGTGTCTTTACAAACCTTCTACTGTGTAATTGCAGTCAGTTTACAGCCAGCTGTCATTCAGTCCAGACATCATTCACTGCATGATGAGATGGACGAGCTGGCAGTAACCAGTAATATCAACTGCATTTGTTTGGAGGCATGCATTAAGCTTATTAAATCTTCTCTATTAATTAAAAAGCACCCTCTagagaacaaaagacaaaaattagGAATCTATATTTTTATCTCAAACCAAAGGTGTATATCAGCATTGCTAGGGAGAGGCAAAGTATATTAGAATAACCGTGTGAAATGTCTCAGCATAATGCACATGGAGGTAACAGCTTGTCATGCAAAGACATTTCTGAAACTTCCCAGTGACCTCTGCAACTGTGTCTCTGCATAGTTACTAGGCAAACTACAGTATTCACTTATGgccaaggattttaaaaaaatctctccccccctcagatattttgttttcattacaaggattttaaatttaatttaaataaaagaagggGTTTGTGGGGAAATCAAAAGCAGATAAGTAATACCTATGATCCATTATATTGTCTCTAAATCAGCCAACTATTTCAGGGTGCTAAAAGACCCCAGCTTGTATTCATGTAGGTTCTCCTGAAATGGTGTCACAAAGTTCTAGAAATCATTATCTTGTTAAATCTCACCTCTGTTTCCTTTCAGACGGTCGGATTTTGTTTTGGTAGCCTGTCCAGTTCATCTGAGcagcagccacatgctgctccATGTAATCATTTGGCAGACTGCCACTTTCACATTGTGTTTCTTTTAGCATTGCAGACATCCCAAACAGCAGTAGTTTCTGTGCTTGGGGCTCTAGGTACCCAGGGCCCCAAACCAGTGGGTGACTTCCTGGGCCGAATTGGGCAGATCTATTAGAGCAGTGAGAACAGAGACTGTATAGATGTAACATCAGGAGGGTGACTCAGGTGCCCAAAGAGGCAATTGCCACCTTTTTCTCATTCATTAAATAAAGGTCAGTGATTAACTGCTGGTGCCTTCTGACATCTTCAAAACGTGGGGCCCACAGGCCTGTTCAGGAGCCAGCTGACTGAATGGTTGTTGCCCAAAAGGAAACAGGGAGGTGTCATCCCATACAGACTCTGATGTCTTCTTCTACCAACAGCAGATGAAGATACACGATTAAACGTGGAGCGATTGGACAGCTTGGGGAAAGCTTCTCTGCTTCAGACTCTGCCAAGGCTCCTGAGGGCACAAACTGAGGACACTCCCAGCAAAGAAGGTAAAGCTCTCCCACGCACTTTACACATAGAATTTTTCCAAGGTACAGAATACCAAGGGTCCCTTCTGAAAATTCACTTGCTTTGAGCAGCAAGAAATAAGAAACATCTTGCAATATGAATCTGCCTGGATGGTGCACATTATCAAAGCAGCTGAACTTCACTGTCTGCAGAGAACCCAAACCCCACCAGCAGGAACATTTTAAGTCGGGGGGAGAATCAAAGAACCATCAGGTACAATCCCATTAAGAACTCATTAACAGTGAAAGGAAGTTGCAGCCCTCAAAGTCAGTGTGAGTCTGAAAAAAAGTCTGTTGAACTTCATACTGATGTTGAGTGGCTGTTGATGACTAAAAGGCAAGGAACTCCTCTAGGCAAGACAGGGACTTGGTCTGGGAGTGAGTAACTGAGCCATGCAAATATCACAATCTGTTGAAATGCAGCAGcattttcagaaaatgcagaaTCTACAGCCATAAATGTCATGATACAACGACTTATGCGGGAGAGAGGTTCCTTACAGGTAAGATTAAGTAAGTGCTGCAGTCCCACTATCATACATCCATCAGGAATAATGTGCTATGACAAGGACTGACCCTACATCAGAAGGAACAGTTGGTATTTGATCTTCTTAACGTCTGTTTTACCTCTGTGGGTTCTATTCTGGCAATCAGAAGTGACATGCGTAGTCTCTCCATTTCTAAACTAAGAAGCATTTTATACTTGTTTTTCCAGGTCTCAGCCCTAGCAGCTACAATCCAGGGGAAAATGTGAAAGAGGTAAATGAATGACTAGCTATTGTCAAAATAAGCAACTGGAAACCCACATTTTAGATTAAGGAGAAGTGGATAATAAGACACCCTTTAAAGTCTCATTTAACTAAAAAATAGTTTAGATCAAAGTATGACCCATCTTTCTGTAGCagaaaaaggatgttgaaagatGATGACAAAAACCTGCTAAtctgcataattttaaaaatattttcaaggcCACAGTAACACAGATTTGGCAGAAATTGAAGCATTTCAGCATAACTTTAAAATTCCAACCCTCTCCTGAAAAACTGCCTTCCCATTAAAAGGCCAGTTCCAGCCTCTACAGGCCTGGCTAAAGCGTGTGTATGGATATGAGTGAGAGTCAATAAGTATATCACTTTTCCCACTGCAACGTGTGCAATATTAGCACAATGATAATGGGCTAATTGATTATACAAAATCATTACTATTTCCCATATATCGATCCTTTAAAGATTAAGGCAGGGAGTTTGATTAGCATTTTGGATCACTGATGGAAATTGGGTTGTCTGTCTTCCCGGGGTAGTCAGAATATGGGGCCACAGGGCCTGGTCAGAGATGACAGAGGGACTACATCTCATTGTAAGCATTTTTCAGAGGATTAATTCCATTTCCCACTCACTAACCTGCAGCTGTTGCTTGATTTTAGGCTTTCTATGGAAGCCACCCTCGAATTGCTTTGCTGAGCCACCTGCTGGccaaagacaggaaacagaataAAAGACGTGGGAACCTCTCTGAGTGCTTCTGGAAATACTGTGTGTAGCCGGGGGcggtggggtggggaaaaaacTCTTTCCTGGTCCTGGCTGCTTAATTTATAAAGATGTTAATAACTGTCTTGGAAACATGTACATAGATTTGCTTGTTTTAACATAAGGAGAATAAAGAAATGTGAAGCTGACTCTTAACTCACTCTACATTCCACGCTGTTTGGAGATTAATAAATTCTCTATGTTTTGCAAATAACCCATGAGCAATGAATTATTTTCCTTCAGAGATTCCATTTCTCTTGGGTACTAAGTGATGGGGCAAGAAGGGGAAAACGGATGGATGGTGAGGGACCAGTCTGGGAAATTAGGAATTCTATAGGATTGTCTCTCTAAGCAGAGAGATGGATGAACCAGCACTATGCCACACTAATTTACATAGTCTTTCATACAAATTGTATCTCCAAATGTGTTAATATAGTAACAGGTCAGTAACAGCAAAGAGAGATAATAATTATATGGATCACCCCCAAAAGGAATCATCTGAGGGGGAGCAGACTGCCAGAAGTGGTGAGGATGGGAGCAAGCTGAGGAGAACTGACGAAAAGGTGAGGGACCAGGGAGCCTGACCTAATGCATATTAGAAAACAGAGCAATTTCTTACAGCAGGCAATTTCTTCGCCTTCCAGGCCTCTGCTTTCACTCACCCAGCACAAGCTCTAACCCCTGCCCAGCACACTGGAGATGTAAGGGGCATTCACTGGCAAGAGGTATTAGGATGGTGCCTAACATTTATGCAGCCTCATTTCAGGTCTGGCTCTGCAGGATTTTGTATAACACAATAGCTGACTTGCATGAGAGCCCACCAACACCACCGGACAGCAGCACCCCCCAACCTCACCCCCATGCTGCTGATTACAAAAGGGCTGGAGAGGCTTTGTCTGGGGACACAACCAGCCTTGTCAGTGGCAGGATTCACTGAATTACATGGGTGGTTCTCCAATTGTCACAGCAGGGAAGCCTGTTAGCAAAAGATCTTCTAGAGAACTGCTCCCATGCGTTTGTCTTCTTATAATGCTTGTCACCTGTACCAGGTGTTGTATAGAGAAAAGTACTGTTCAAACCCTAAGGTGAGACGAAGTTACTCACCtcgtgcagtaacaatggttctttgtGATGTCtctctctgtgggtgctccactgtaagtGTGCTTGCGTCTCTGCCCTGCTGATCAGCaaactttggtagcagtgtctgttaTGCCTGCACAGGCACTTTCTCTCCTCATGCCCTGCCACAAGGCTAGCCAGAGCACATGGGCTACCCCcgcctccccagttccttctctattgcAGAGTCATTGACAACAACTCGGACGTAGAGGGTTGTGAAACAGCCATAGAGGaagacatctcaaagaacaattgttactgcacaaggtgattAACAACTATTACTTCTTCAAGTAGCAGCCTCATGGGTGCTCCATTGtgggtgactcccaagcagtatccCTAATGGAGGAGATAAGGAGGTACAATGGATGGAATAGCCATTGTGAACAACTTCCAGGACTTCTTGTTCCAATGTTATGCGTTCCCAGGTGCTGTGGAACTTTGCAAGGCAGTAACCAGATGTGTAGGAAGCAGTGGTCAGCTATAGTGGTTGAGGGTAGTGGTTTCTCAATGCTTCAACCAACATGTCAAAATTGGTGTTTAGAGATGGGCCAGATGATTTTTGCCTAGGAAATTTAGATGTCTTCCTCTGAAGTTTGCATTAGTGTTCCGTCGGGTGTTAGGAGGTGAGTGGCTTGTGTTGGGGCTGCAGACCAAATTTTCTCTTTTGTCCAGGTGTATAGATCCCAATGAGTGGCAAGCAGCCCGACAGTCTTTTAGGATATGAAGAGAGGCATCTGACTTTGCTACAAAGACCTTGGTGCCTTCAAAGGGAAGGTCATCGACAGTCAACTGCACCTCTTTAGGGAAGCCTGAAAGGTGTAACCATGATGCATATCACATAACCATCGCTATGGAGATGGACCAGGTCATTGTGTCGGCTGCATCAAGGACAATCTGTAGCgctgtcttggctaatagctgttcCTTCTGACTGACAGCTTTGAACTGTTCACTCTGTGACTCAGGAAGGTGAGCAATACAGTTGCTAAGTTTCGAATAGTTGACAGTCATATTTCAAAGTTAAGGATTGATATTTAGTGATTTGAAACTGTAGCGTAGCCAAGAAATAAGCTTTCCTACCAAATAGGTCCAAATGTTTCCAATCCCTGTCATAGGGAGTGAACCTCATTTGGTGCTGATGGCCC encodes the following:
- the UTS2 gene encoding LOW QUALITY PROTEIN: urotensin-2 (The sequence of the model RefSeq protein was modified relative to this genomic sequence to represent the inferred CDS: deleted 1 base in 1 codon) codes for the protein MRGYIMSETGRRSTSQIGVLHKGVNKDNYIHAATMHRLVFCYLFIISLSCPLLSLPIIDSREVSYQLSADEDTRLNVERLDSLGKASLLQTLPRLLRAQTEDTPSKEGLSPSSYNPGENVKEAFYGSHPRIALLSHLLAKDRKQNKRRGNLSECFWKYCV